A window from Mycoplasma phocoeninasale encodes these proteins:
- a CDS encoding bis(5'-nucleosyl)-tetraphosphatase, which yields MKKEKSCGAIIFKSINGRLNVLLIQQIGGHWGFPKGHVEDHETEHQTAIREVKEETNIEIKIVGDFRETNSYSPIRDIYKDVIYFIGIPTNNEIKTQASEISEATWYPIEEALEKVTFPNDVAILRLAIEYFQKM from the coding sequence ATGAAAAAAGAAAAATCTTGTGGAGCAATAATCTTCAAATCAATTAATGGCAGACTAAATGTGCTGCTAATTCAGCAAATTGGTGGACATTGAGGGTTTCCTAAAGGACATGTTGAAGATCATGAAACTGAACATCAAACAGCTATTCGTGAAGTTAAAGAAGAAACAAACATCGAAATTAAAATTGTCGGTGATTTTCGTGAAACTAATAGCTATTCCCCAATAAGAGATATTTATAAAGATGTAATTTATTTTATTGGAATTCCTACAAACAATGAAATTAAAACTCAGGCTTCAGAAATTAGCGAAGCAACATGATATCCAATTGAAGAAGCACTTGAAAAAGTTACTTTCCCAAATGACGTTGCGATATTGCGATTGGCTATTGAATATTTTCAAAAAATGTAA
- the dnaX gene encoding DNA polymerase III subunit gamma/tau codes for MSLSDKYLALYRQYRPQKFEDIKGQEHIVRTLKNIILNHKIGHAYLFCGPHGNGKTSTAKVFANTINCGHTEDILVPCQQCIANIDRNLDIIEIDAASNTGIDDIRELREKVKHMPTNSKYKIYIIDEVHMLSKGAFNALLKTLEEPPEYVIFILATTDPQKIPLTILSRVQRFNFKKMELSTLVSELKKIFEKEQIGADEDAIQLISKLGNGSFRDTLSLADQIAIYCANEKITKGAVEDLFAISNSDNIIKLINLAASNNLEQLLLFSNDLLEKGTDIVILLNQIVDILKDFIIYKKTNSMRLVEELTEESLKKITIDNISHAYEFLDIILISLKELKYSDFPKQTFELCLMKMAKSDRESKDTNLKVRNDYASEDNFKPVNKVLKKTSLEQEELNSKFNLSSIANTFSEKKELVDLNIEEVNVDEILEKTAEILLSETTNELENAQISDAIVTSNYDVENTEVQSSAKNDEPVGSDTVSLDQIIDCLLVKQYAKMAKPGYENANLTLNDNIKYSLIDSKLSDSESDKQVKDILSNFKIIFSSHDFILFSSSFDDKVFDLNRNAYRDSLIKGAYKIFNRYVHLFAITEKQIEDAKNYWLNNKEALKSRKIKKLEDLSKRYDESSASIDWAMETFGEKFKIKK; via the coding sequence ATGTCTTTGTCTGATAAATATTTAGCATTATATCGTCAATATCGTCCCCAGAAATTTGAGGATATAAAAGGTCAAGAGCATATTGTTAGAACACTAAAAAATATTATTTTAAATCATAAAATTGGTCACGCTTATCTTTTCTGTGGTCCACATGGAAATGGAAAAACTAGTACTGCTAAAGTTTTTGCTAATACCATTAATTGTGGACACACTGAAGACATCTTAGTTCCATGTCAACAATGCATTGCTAATATTGATCGAAATCTTGATATTATTGAAATTGATGCGGCTTCTAACACCGGCATTGATGATATTCGTGAACTTCGTGAAAAAGTTAAGCACATGCCAACAAATAGTAAATATAAAATTTACATTATTGATGAAGTGCATATGCTTTCTAAGGGAGCATTTAATGCACTACTGAAAACATTAGAAGAACCACCTGAATATGTTATTTTTATTCTAGCAACAACTGATCCACAAAAAATTCCGCTTACAATTCTCAGTCGCGTCCAGAGATTTAATTTTAAAAAAATGGAACTTAGCACACTAGTTTCTGAACTTAAAAAGATTTTTGAAAAAGAGCAAATTGGGGCTGATGAAGATGCTATCCAGCTTATTAGTAAACTTGGCAATGGTAGCTTTCGTGATACACTTAGTTTAGCTGATCAAATTGCTATTTATTGTGCTAATGAAAAAATAACTAAAGGCGCAGTTGAAGATTTATTTGCAATTTCCAATTCTGATAACATCATTAAATTAATTAACTTAGCAGCTTCAAACAATTTAGAACAATTGCTACTATTTTCAAATGATTTACTGGAAAAAGGTACTGACATCGTCATCCTTTTAAACCAAATTGTTGATATACTAAAAGATTTTATTATTTATAAGAAAACTAACAGTATGCGTTTAGTTGAAGAGTTAACTGAAGAGAGTCTTAAAAAAATTACTATTGATAACATTAGCCACGCATATGAATTTCTTGATATTATTTTAATTTCTTTGAAAGAACTAAAATATTCAGATTTTCCTAAGCAAACATTTGAACTATGCTTAATGAAAATGGCTAAATCGGACCGTGAATCAAAAGATACTAACTTAAAAGTGAGAAATGACTATGCTAGCGAAGATAATTTCAAACCAGTGAATAAGGTTTTGAAAAAAACTTCACTTGAGCAGGAAGAACTAAATTCAAAATTCAATCTATCATCTATCGCCAACACTTTTAGTGAAAAGAAAGAACTTGTTGATCTGAACATTGAAGAAGTTAATGTTGATGAAATTCTTGAAAAAACCGCTGAAATTTTACTATCAGAAACAACCAATGAACTGGAAAATGCTCAAATAAGCGATGCGATTGTAACGAGTAATTATGATGTTGAAAACACAGAAGTACAAAGTAGTGCTAAAAATGATGAGCCAGTAGGGTCTGATACAGTTAGTCTAGATCAAATCATTGATTGTTTACTAGTAAAACAGTATGCAAAAATGGCAAAACCGGGTTATGAAAATGCTAATTTAACACTTAATGATAATATCAAATACAGTTTAATTGACTCTAAACTTTCGGATTCAGAATCGGATAAACAAGTTAAAGATATTTTAAGTAATTTCAAAATTATCTTTTCATCACATGACTTCATTTTATTTAGTTCTTCATTTGATGATAAGGTTTTTGACTTAAACCGTAATGCTTATCGTGATAGTTTAATTAAGGGAGCATATAAAATTTTTAATCGCTATGTTCACTTATTTGCAATTACTGAAAAACAAATTGAAGATGCTAAAAATTACTGACTAAATAACAAAGAAGCACTAAAAAGTAGAAAAATTAAAAAATTAGAGGATTTATCAAAACGTTACGATGAATCTTCTGCAAGTATTGATTGAGCCATGGAAACTTTTGGTGAAAAATTTAAAATTAAAAAATAG
- a CDS encoding YbaB/EbfC family nucleoid-associated protein, which produces MNNINEMLKKAKRIQGELEKEEQLIAKKEFVIEKQGIKITMLGTRKVTKVEINPALIDPDDPELLQDLVLIAVNEAIETIDEEYDQINAKYAGGGLPF; this is translated from the coding sequence ATGAACAATATTAATGAAATGCTTAAAAAAGCAAAAAGAATTCAAGGTGAATTAGAAAAAGAAGAGCAGCTAATTGCTAAAAAAGAATTTGTAATTGAAAAACAAGGAATAAAGATTACCATGCTAGGAACTCGTAAGGTAACCAAAGTTGAAATTAATCCAGCTTTAATTGACCCAGATGATCCAGAATTATTACAAGATTTAGTTTTAATTGCTGTTAATGAAGCTATTGAAACAATTGATGAAGAATATGACCAAATAAACGCTAAATATGCTGGCGGCGGACTGCCTTTCTAG
- a CDS encoding toprim domain-containing protein, with the protein MKNTNEELELLLKAIPGISKRQAQKIISYFLENDVSRLENIYQLMKQLKDKLKKCQNCNLYSDAEICSICLDKSRQQKLMIVLSQEDLKKFEALEIYSGKYFILEELYDLKKPSEKFDRNLEKLLPMAKNVSEIVIALSATVEGQFTTQFIKKILKDKINFDNAYQLSMGIPLGVQVEYVDPVTLKQSLINKTKI; encoded by the coding sequence ATGAAGAACACAAATGAGGAGCTTGAATTGCTACTAAAGGCAATTCCGGGTATTAGCAAACGTCAAGCCCAAAAAATTATTAGTTATTTTTTAGAAAATGATGTGAGCAGACTCGAAAATATTTATCAGCTAATGAAACAGTTAAAAGATAAGTTAAAAAAATGTCAAAACTGCAATTTATATTCAGATGCTGAGATTTGTAGTATTTGTTTAGATAAATCACGCCAACAAAAACTTATGATAGTTTTGAGTCAAGAAGATTTGAAAAAATTTGAAGCGCTAGAAATTTATAGCGGTAAATACTTCATTTTAGAAGAGTTATATGATCTAAAAAAACCAAGCGAAAAATTTGATCGAAACCTAGAAAAACTACTGCCTATGGCAAAAAATGTTTCAGAAATTGTAATTGCTTTATCTGCAACAGTTGAAGGACAATTTACCACACAATTTATTAAGAAAATTCTTAAAGATAAAATTAATTTTGATAACGCCTATCAACTTTCAATGGGAATTCCACTTGGTGTTCAGGTTGAATATGTTGATCCAGTTACATTAAAACAATCTTTGATTAATAAAACTAAAATATAA
- the tmk gene encoding dTMP kinase, which translates to MKTNRGKFIVIEGMDGAGKTTILKMLEKYLVKNKKQNNFVFTREPGSSFSKEAEKIRSLILENGNEFSPMVDALLFATSRRINLEKGIWPSLEAGKNVISDRYWTSSYVYQGILGGIGVPKVKMINEIATDNTHPDFIIFFDLAPEISLKRLKDSRESMDRLEHLDVAYYQNLREAYLKVIAKDTKKFSVLDANCSIDELFEKFINLLVDQKIL; encoded by the coding sequence ATGAAAACAAATCGAGGAAAATTTATAGTTATTGAAGGAATGGATGGAGCTGGAAAAACAACCATTCTTAAAATGCTTGAAAAGTATTTAGTAAAAAATAAAAAGCAAAATAATTTTGTCTTTACAAGAGAACCGGGAAGTAGTTTTTCAAAAGAGGCTGAAAAAATTCGTAGTTTAATTTTAGAAAACGGCAATGAGTTCAGTCCTATGGTTGACGCCTTGTTATTTGCTACAAGTAGAAGAATAAATTTAGAAAAAGGTATTTGACCATCACTTGAGGCCGGCAAAAATGTTATTTCTGATCGCTATTGAACATCATCATATGTTTATCAAGGAATCTTAGGTGGCATTGGTGTTCCTAAGGTTAAAATGATTAATGAGATTGCGACTGACAACACTCATCCAGATTTTATTATCTTCTTTGATCTAGCACCAGAGATTTCACTAAAACGTTTGAAAGATAGTCGCGAATCAATGGATCGCCTTGAACATTTAGATGTTGCCTACTATCAAAATTTACGTGAAGCATATTTGAAAGTTATAGCTAAGGATACTAAAAAATTTAGTGTTCTTGATGCCAATTGTTCGATTGATGAATTATTCGAAAAATTTATTAACCTTTTAGTGGACCAAAAAATTTTATAA
- a CDS encoding DNA polymerase III: MAINSDFLKTINNSVRENKLQQVYLFSQLVDEEFDEYLFAFIEAVNQDKITSFSKVNLNDLYLSVNEDNQSIAKETINDAMLWASKSNFLDANKFKILVIKNIEKGSAQSLNSLLKFLENPPAHAIVVMTTNQISKVLKTIKSRAFIINLKSDLVTIKSINDFVTVYAKKYNLTDIEKLNTMLKNLKSTILSSTSKPESLLYFLMKHFEKENANFIVIFMIFIYEDLAKIAANVNHNLLLLTEKDAKALKTPIKIDEIIQCLKDMYKTLKTNVNFPLQKSNFLIQIEKLYGK; this comes from the coding sequence ATGGCAATTAATTCTGATTTTTTGAAAACCATTAATAATTCAGTCAGAGAGAATAAGCTTCAGCAGGTGTATTTATTTTCACAACTAGTAGATGAAGAATTTGATGAATATCTTTTTGCCTTTATTGAGGCAGTTAATCAAGACAAAATTACATCATTCTCAAAAGTTAATTTAAATGATCTTTATTTATCTGTTAATGAGGATAATCAATCAATTGCTAAAGAAACAATTAATGACGCAATGCTTTGAGCTTCTAAAAGTAATTTTTTAGATGCTAACAAGTTTAAAATTTTAGTTATCAAAAACATTGAAAAAGGCAGTGCTCAAAGTCTCAATAGTCTACTAAAATTCTTAGAAAATCCCCCAGCTCATGCCATCGTAGTTATGACAACTAATCAAATTAGCAAAGTCCTAAAAACGATCAAATCAAGGGCATTTATTATCAATCTTAAATCGGATTTAGTCACAATTAAATCAATTAATGATTTTGTTACCGTTTATGCTAAAAAATATAATTTAACTGACATTGAAAAATTGAATACTATGCTAAAAAATCTGAAGTCAACAATTTTATCATCGACTTCGAAACCCGAATCACTTTTATATTTTTTAATGAAGCATTTCGAAAAAGAAAATGCTAACTTTATTGTTATTTTTATGATTTTTATATATGAAGATTTAGCTAAAATTGCTGCCAATGTAAATCACAATCTCCTACTTTTGACAGAAAAAGATGCTAAAGCTCTTAAAACACCGATAAAGATAGATGAAATTATCCAATGTTTAAAAGATATGTATAAGACCTTAAAGACTAATGTGAATTTCCCCTTACAAAAATCGAATTTTCTAATTCAAATTGAGAAGTTATATGGAAAATAA
- the rsmI gene encoding 16S rRNA (cytidine(1402)-2'-O)-methyltransferase: MENKIYIIGTPIGNLEDISLRALKQLKLSDIILCEDTRVSQKLLRFYDISGKQLISYHKFNEKSLAPKIIDMILSNKVVSLISDAGMPCISDPGFEIISLAKKNNISVDVIGGPTALIHAVIKANFSSEFNFIGFLKDKSQARQNQLKSLQYGTYVCYISPHKLQTTINDFKVVFGNNVKLFLIKEMTKLHEKSYEGNPDEILSKISEDSQKGEFSLVFKLEKPAHVKVNKYPKKN, encoded by the coding sequence ATGGAAAATAAAATTTATATTATCGGAACACCAATTGGAAATCTTGAGGATATTAGTCTAAGAGCATTAAAACAATTAAAATTATCAGATATTATTTTATGTGAAGACACGCGCGTAAGTCAAAAATTACTACGCTTTTATGATATTTCCGGCAAGCAACTGATTTCTTATCATAAGTTCAATGAAAAGTCTTTGGCTCCTAAAATTATTGATATGATTTTATCAAATAAAGTAGTTTCGCTTATTTCTGATGCTGGCATGCCATGTATTTCTGATCCTGGATTTGAAATCATTAGTCTAGCTAAAAAAAATAATATTAGCGTTGATGTGATTGGCGGGCCAACTGCCCTCATTCATGCCGTGATTAAAGCTAATTTTAGTTCGGAATTCAATTTCATCGGCTTTTTAAAAGATAAATCTCAGGCTAGACAAAATCAATTAAAATCACTTCAATATGGCACATATGTTTGCTATATATCACCACATAAGCTCCAAACCACCATTAATGATTTTAAAGTTGTCTTTGGAAATAATGTCAAATTATTTTTAATTAAAGAGATGACAAAACTTCACGAAAAAAGTTATGAAGGAAATCCTGATGAGATATTAAGCAAAATTAGTGAAGATAGCCAAAAAGGTGAGTTTAGTTTGGTATTTAAACTAGAAAAACCTGCGCACGTTAAAGTTAATAAATATCCCAAAAAAAATTAA
- the rpsT gene encoding 30S ribosomal protein S20 — MANIKSKQKAILSNEKARVRNSAIKSSVKTAIKKAKLAAQAKDPKASDLFAKAHHEIDKAVSKGVLHQNNGARKASRLDAFIAKNR, encoded by the coding sequence ATGGCAAACATTAAATCAAAACAAAAAGCAATATTATCTAACGAAAAGGCACGTGTTCGCAACTCAGCTATCAAATCTTCAGTTAAAACTGCAATTAAAAAGGCAAAATTAGCTGCACAAGCAAAAGATCCTAAAGCAAGTGATTTATTTGCTAAAGCACATCATGAAATTGATAAAGCTGTTTCTAAGGGTGTTTTACACCAAAACAATGGTGCTAGAAAAGCAAGCCGTTTAGATGCGTTTATTGCTAAAAATAGATAA
- a CDS encoding YgjP-like metallopeptidase domain-containing protein produces MRKINEILIYKLGEKEINIHLRFTNNKNIYLTMKNDQIILSTPVKYINTEQLNNFLAMAIPKLIKRSGKQKSKPVLDIDWENQQFYLFGKLTKFKIFDGFIQLFIDESIEIIYTKTKSISPLKKLIWNNLTQKLEKTFSEWANYYSQKYLKKPILAKIRIANKRSAWATNYLTKDTISVSKYLIFYNIRCIKYVAMHEIAHFLEGNHSNRFWKIISQEFPDYKEIIKAMNEHKFMWEGS; encoded by the coding sequence ATGAGAAAAATAAACGAAATTCTAATTTACAAGCTTGGAGAAAAAGAAATTAATATTCATTTGCGCTTTACAAATAATAAAAATATATATTTAACAATGAAAAATGACCAGATAATTCTTTCAACACCAGTAAAATATATCAACACTGAACAATTAAACAATTTCTTAGCGATGGCTATACCGAAATTGATTAAGCGTTCTGGTAAACAAAAAAGTAAACCCGTACTTGATATTGATTGAGAGAATCAACAGTTTTATTTGTTTGGTAAGCTTACCAAATTTAAAATTTTCGACGGTTTCATTCAATTATTTATTGATGAAAGTATTGAAATTATTTATACAAAAACTAAAAGCATATCCCCACTTAAAAAATTAATCTGAAATAATTTAACTCAGAAACTTGAAAAGACATTTAGTGAATGAGCTAATTACTATTCACAAAAATATCTAAAAAAACCTATACTAGCCAAAATTAGAATTGCGAATAAGAGATCAGCTTGAGCAACAAATTATCTAACAAAAGATACAATTTCAGTTTCTAAATATTTAATATTTTATAATATAAGATGTATCAAATATGTAGCAATGCATGAAATTGCACATTTTCTTGAAGGAAATCATTCGAATCGCTTTTGAAAGATTATTAGCCAAGAATTTCCTGACTATAAAGAAATTATTAAGGCAATGAATGAACATAAATTTATGTGGGAGGGAAGTTAA
- the thrS gene encoding threonine--tRNA ligase, with translation MKVNKNLNHSTSHLLAAAVLKLYPDAKLAIGPAIDEGFYYDFEIEEGILESDLPKIEKLMTKMAMQGYEMKLVGEDQYSFKGQPYKKELYDEFIKEGKDITFFQYCHPKTNEILFTDLCAGGHINNTKEIKHFKLLSVAGAYWRGNSKNKMLTRIYGTAWESKEELNQYLEILAERKERDHRKIGKELGIFTFTQLSGQGLPIWLEDGMKIHNAIRDYVLKLDKKFGFQEVLTPHFGEKKLYEISGHWDHYQDTMFSPIKMDNEILVPRPMTCPHHILLFNSSRHSYKELPIRYSEQSRLYRYEKSGALSGLERVRSMDLTEGHVFVRIDQIKDEFKHLYKMIVQALKDFGIEIDHISLSLRDPNNSEKFFNDDDMWNRAENDLRDVLNELKIEYKEFIGEAAFYGPKIDIQVKTALNKIITMSTLQLDFLLPMRFNMKYVDDNEEMKVPVLIHRGLIGTYERFIATLLEQTKGVLPYWLSPRQVTIMSINSELNDYCQKLYEELLDLDINVNLDIRNERINRKIRDAQIQKTKFIVVIGSEEQKNNSVAIREYGSDKTEVLSKSDFIEKLLKLKNQK, from the coding sequence ATGAAAGTTAATAAAAATTTAAATCATTCAACTAGTCATCTGTTAGCTGCTGCTGTTCTAAAGCTATATCCGGATGCAAAACTCGCAATTGGACCAGCAATTGATGAAGGATTTTACTATGATTTTGAAATTGAAGAAGGAATTTTAGAATCAGATCTTCCAAAGATTGAAAAGTTAATGACAAAAATGGCAATGCAAGGCTATGAAATGAAATTGGTTGGTGAAGATCAATACTCATTTAAGGGACAGCCTTATAAAAAAGAACTATATGATGAATTTATTAAAGAAGGTAAAGATATAACTTTTTTTCAATACTGTCATCCAAAAACTAATGAGATTCTATTTACTGATCTTTGTGCAGGTGGACATATCAACAATACTAAAGAAATTAAACATTTTAAACTTTTATCTGTTGCCGGAGCTTACTGAAGAGGCAATTCTAAAAACAAGATGTTGACAAGAATTTATGGAACAGCTTGGGAAAGTAAAGAAGAATTGAATCAATATCTCGAAATTCTAGCAGAACGAAAAGAACGTGATCATCGAAAAATCGGGAAGGAATTAGGAATTTTTACATTCACTCAATTAAGTGGTCAAGGTCTACCAATATGACTTGAAGATGGAATGAAAATTCATAATGCTATTCGTGATTATGTCCTAAAATTAGATAAAAAATTTGGGTTTCAAGAAGTATTAACACCTCATTTTGGCGAGAAAAAACTATATGAAATTAGTGGCCATTGAGATCACTACCAAGATACAATGTTTAGTCCAATAAAAATGGATAATGAAATTCTTGTTCCCCGTCCAATGACATGTCCTCATCATATCCTACTATTCAACTCGTCAAGACATTCATATAAAGAACTACCAATTAGATATTCAGAGCAATCAAGATTATATCGTTATGAAAAGTCAGGAGCCTTATCAGGTCTTGAAAGGGTTCGGTCAATGGATCTGACAGAAGGCCACGTTTTTGTAAGAATTGATCAAATTAAAGATGAATTTAAACATTTATACAAAATGATTGTTCAAGCACTAAAAGACTTTGGAATTGAAATTGATCACATCTCGCTTTCACTTCGTGACCCTAACAATAGTGAAAAGTTTTTCAATGATGATGATATGTGGAATCGCGCAGAAAATGACTTACGAGATGTATTAAACGAACTAAAGATTGAATATAAAGAATTTATTGGTGAAGCAGCATTTTATGGACCAAAAATTGATATTCAGGTCAAAACTGCTTTAAATAAAATTATTACCATGTCGACATTGCAACTAGACTTTCTGCTGCCAATGCGCTTTAATATGAAATATGTTGATGATAATGAGGAAATGAAAGTTCCTGTACTAATTCACCGTGGATTAATTGGAACATACGAAAGATTTATTGCGACATTACTTGAACAAACTAAAGGCGTACTACCATACTGATTGAGTCCTCGCCAAGTAACAATAATGTCAATTAATAGTGAATTAAATGATTATTGTCAAAAACTATATGAAGAACTATTAGATCTTGATATCAATGTTAACCTAGACATTAGAAATGAAAGAATTAACCGTAAAATTCGCGATGCACAAATTCAAAAAACCAAGTTCATTGTCGTTATTGGATCAGAGGAGCAAAAAAATAATTCGGTTGCTATAAGGGAATACGGATCTGATAAAACCGAAGTTCTAAGTAAGTCAGACTTCATAGAAAAATTACTTAAATTAAAGAATCAAAAATAA
- the trpS gene encoding tryptophan--tRNA ligase — translation MQKKIMLSGITATGKLTIANYIGAIKNIVKLQDQYDNYVFIADLHAITLPIDKKELENNRRDIFALFRACGVDLNKTTLFFQSDVIEHGLMNWLILTNTSIGELSRMTQFKDKSTKIKSANGMETIPTGLLMYPTLMVADILLYNADIIPVGIDQKQHVELTRNLAIRLNNKYKTNFKIPEPFIPEIGAKIMSLTEPTKKMSKSDTNPKSSIYLLDNPEEAYKKIMKSVTDSEGKIYIDETKPGIKNLLSIYSAIKDISLAEAEEKFKNKNYGELKVAVGEEVKSLLTKIQSKYSEHIKNVEQESRIGAEKAQKTARENINKLMKGMGLSHES, via the coding sequence ATGCAAAAAAAAATAATGCTAAGTGGTATTACTGCGACCGGGAAATTGACGATTGCCAATTATATTGGCGCAATTAAAAACATTGTTAAGTTACAAGATCAATATGACAATTATGTTTTTATCGCTGATTTACATGCAATAACACTACCGATTGACAAAAAAGAACTTGAAAATAATCGCCGTGATATTTTTGCACTTTTCCGTGCTTGTGGCGTTGATTTAAATAAAACTACCTTGTTTTTTCAATCAGATGTTATTGAACATGGACTAATGAACTGACTAATTTTGACCAATACAAGTATTGGTGAATTATCTCGAATGACACAATTTAAAGATAAATCAACAAAGATTAAAAGCGCAAATGGAATGGAAACAATTCCAACAGGACTATTAATGTATCCAACGCTAATGGTTGCTGATATTCTACTATACAATGCTGATATTATTCCGGTTGGAATTGATCAAAAACAACATGTCGAATTAACAAGAAACTTAGCAATACGCTTGAATAATAAATATAAAACTAATTTCAAAATTCCGGAACCATTTATTCCGGAAATTGGTGCAAAGATTATGTCACTAACTGAACCAACTAAAAAAATGTCAAAATCAGATACTAACCCTAAATCATCGATATATCTTCTTGATAATCCTGAAGAAGCTTATAAGAAAATTATGAAATCAGTGACTGATTCAGAAGGAAAAATCTACATTGATGAAACAAAACCAGGAATTAAAAATTTACTAAGCATTTATAGTGCAATTAAGGATATATCACTAGCTGAAGCTGAAGAGAAATTCAAGAATAAGAACTACGGTGAACTAAAAGTAGCAGTTGGTGAAGAGGTAAAATCATTACTAACAAAAATACAATCAAAATATTCAGAACATATCAAGAATGTCGAACAAGAAAGTCGCATTGGAGCGGAAAAAGCTCAAAAAACTGCACGTGAAAATATAAATAAATTAATGAAGGGAATGGGCTTAAGTCATGAAAGTTAA
- a CDS encoding PTS glucose transporter subunit IIB: MNKKHKFLYILLCILTLGFICIYWRKKYRQKNQKDYLSVQEKLSFDYDEFLKLIGGKENITAVSATQKIVKIAFKDRKKVDSTGLKALDGITGISFQSQQISLVIGNSAKYLEQKIRKEME, from the coding sequence ATGAATAAAAAGCATAAATTTTTATATATTCTTCTATGCATATTAACGCTTGGCTTTATTTGTATTTATTGGAGAAAAAAATATCGTCAAAAAAATCAAAAAGATTATTTAAGTGTTCAAGAGAAACTATCTTTTGACTATGATGAATTCCTTAAATTAATCGGGGGAAAAGAAAATATCACTGCAGTTTCAGCAACACAAAAGATTGTAAAAATTGCTTTTAAAGATCGAAAAAAAGTTGATAGCACTGGCTTAAAAGCATTAGATGGAATTACCGGCATTAGTTTTCAAAGTCAACAAATTTCGTTAGTAATTGGCAATTCAGCTAAATATTTGGAACAAAAAATTAGAAAGGAAATGGAATAA